From Methanomassiliicoccales archaeon LGM-RCC1, one genomic window encodes:
- the cysS gene encoding cysteine--tRNA ligase: MSYVPLSGYHIDQMSLMIHNTLTNSKEEFKTIEPGKVKMYVCGVTVYDDIHMGHARCMIVFDTVVRYLRYQGYQVTHVTNFTDVDDKIINRAAKEGIDPLELSARYIDKYFEDAAKLGINKADIYPKASECIGDIIEMVQKIIDNGFGYVTSDGSVYFSIDKVKDYGRLVKSKLEDMSSSGRVQMDEEKKNPMDFAVWKAAKPGECSWDSPWGKGRPGWHIECSAMIGRYLGEQIDIHGGGNDLIFPHHENEILQTEAVTGKPLANYWMHNGMLQVKGHGMTKEEKMSKSLGNFFTVKDVAAKYDPQTIRFYFLNTHYMSPLLYGEDMLEEAKAADSRIINCYKDLKSYIKTAPEGDAEADDCCDSIESYRQGFKDAMDDDFNTRQAIEVIFQMVRALNKAMNEKTLSKKAAERHLKLLDEFNGILNIIPAEDGADDGTLDDVMNILIDLRAELRKNKMYDLADMIRDRLKDAGVVLEDSKDGAKWKKI; the protein is encoded by the coding sequence ATGAGTTATGTACCTCTTTCAGGATACCACATCGATCAGATGTCTTTGATGATCCATAACACACTAACGAACTCCAAAGAGGAGTTCAAGACGATAGAACCGGGCAAGGTCAAGATGTACGTGTGCGGAGTCACCGTGTACGACGACATCCACATGGGCCATGCGAGGTGCATGATCGTGTTCGACACCGTTGTGCGCTACCTCAGATACCAGGGCTATCAGGTCACCCACGTCACCAACTTCACCGACGTGGATGACAAGATCATCAACAGGGCGGCCAAGGAGGGGATTGATCCCTTGGAGCTGTCGGCAAGATACATCGACAAGTACTTCGAGGACGCAGCCAAGCTGGGAATCAACAAGGCTGACATCTATCCTAAGGCCAGCGAGTGCATCGGAGACATCATCGAGATGGTCCAGAAGATCATCGACAACGGATTCGGCTACGTCACCAGCGACGGAAGCGTGTACTTCTCAATCGACAAGGTCAAGGACTATGGCAGGCTCGTGAAATCCAAACTCGAGGACATGTCGTCCTCTGGACGCGTCCAGATGGACGAGGAGAAGAAGAATCCCATGGATTTCGCCGTATGGAAGGCTGCCAAGCCCGGAGAGTGCTCCTGGGATTCCCCCTGGGGAAAGGGCAGGCCCGGATGGCATATCGAATGCTCTGCGATGATCGGCAGGTATCTCGGCGAGCAGATCGACATCCACGGCGGAGGCAACGACCTTATCTTCCCCCACCATGAGAACGAGATCCTCCAGACGGAAGCGGTGACGGGCAAACCCCTGGCCAACTATTGGATGCACAACGGTATGCTCCAGGTCAAGGGACACGGCATGACCAAGGAGGAGAAGATGTCCAAATCTCTTGGCAACTTCTTCACGGTCAAGGATGTCGCGGCCAAGTACGATCCGCAGACCATCAGGTTCTACTTCCTCAACACCCACTACATGAGTCCCCTTCTTTACGGAGAGGACATGCTGGAGGAGGCCAAAGCGGCGGACTCCAGGATCATCAACTGCTACAAGGATCTCAAATCCTACATCAAGACAGCTCCCGAAGGAGATGCCGAGGCAGATGACTGCTGCGACTCCATCGAGTCCTACAGGCAGGGATTCAAGGATGCCATGGACGATGACTTCAACACACGCCAGGCGATAGAGGTCATCTTCCAGATGGTGAGGGCCTTGAACAAGGCCATGAACGAGAAGACCCTTAGCAAGAAGGCAGCCGAGAGGCACCTGAAGCTCCTGGACGAGTTCAACGGTATCCTCAACATCATCCCCGCGGAAGACGGTGCCGACGACGGTACCCTGGACGATGTTATGAACATCCTCATCGACCTCCGTGCAGAGCTCAGGAAGAACAAGATGTACGATCTGGCCGACATGATCCGTGACAGGCTGAAGGATGCAGGCGTGGTCCTTGAGGATTCCAAGGACGGGGCCAAGTGGAAGAAGATCTGA
- a CDS encoding TIGR00269 family protein produces MKCDQCNAEAVTFIRYNGMHLCAQDFSRFVEKRVKREIRKQIKVYPGDNIAVAVSGGKDSMVTLKLISDVFGPRNKVTVHAIVIDEGIDGYRPPSVEIVRKFCEGTDIQFHLRSFSELGVTMDAIAPLSRDSSPCTYCGVFRRRLMNDEARKIGAKYLATGHNLDDMAQSIMMNFVRGDVERLARMGPHERVQPGLIPRFLPLRLIPEKESLLYALVNDIEFWDGECPYWQEALRNQYRSIVDELEDRSPGSRHSIVSSYDTLRPMLYKEYTTSNLHMCKCGEPTVGRRCKSCDLLADAQKKIAKL; encoded by the coding sequence ATGAAATGTGACCAGTGCAACGCCGAGGCCGTGACTTTCATCAGATACAACGGCATGCATCTATGTGCCCAGGATTTCTCCAGATTCGTCGAGAAGAGAGTTAAGAGGGAGATCCGCAAGCAGATCAAGGTCTATCCCGGGGACAACATCGCCGTAGCGGTGTCCGGAGGGAAGGACAGCATGGTCACTCTCAAACTGATCTCCGATGTCTTCGGTCCCCGCAACAAGGTCACCGTGCACGCCATAGTCATCGATGAGGGCATAGATGGATATCGTCCTCCCAGCGTGGAGATCGTGAGGAAGTTCTGCGAAGGTACGGACATCCAATTCCATCTGCGTTCATTCTCGGAGCTGGGAGTCACAATGGATGCCATCGCGCCGCTGTCGAGGGACAGCAGCCCGTGCACTTACTGCGGGGTATTCCGCCGCAGGCTCATGAACGATGAGGCCAGGAAGATAGGGGCCAAGTATCTGGCGACAGGACATAATCTGGACGACATGGCTCAATCGATAATGATGAACTTCGTCAGAGGGGATGTCGAGAGGCTTGCCAGGATGGGTCCCCATGAGAGGGTGCAGCCCGGGCTCATTCCGAGATTCCTTCCGTTGAGATTGATCCCAGAGAAGGAGAGTCTCCTCTACGCTCTGGTCAACGACATAGAGTTCTGGGATGGCGAATGCCCATATTGGCAGGAGGCGCTGAGGAATCAGTACAGGAGCATCGTGGATGAGCTGGAGGACAGGTCTCCCGGATCCAGGCACAGCATAGTGTCCTCATATGATACGCTGCGTCCGATGCTCTACAAGGAGTACACTACATCGAATCTGCACATGTGCAAATGCGGAGAGCCTACCGTAGGTAGGAGATGCAAGTCATGCGACCTGCTGGCCGATGCCCAGAAGAAGATCGCAAAGCTCTGA
- the sstT gene encoding serine/threonine transporter SstT has protein sequence MDFKAIWEKWTSISLILRIIAGLLVGIALGLLIPGLPYIDLLGVAFVQSLKSVAPILIMAIIITSLITRSTGLGSRFKSVIVLYFLSSVIAAAVSVVVFYIMPVALPVISEEPVGAVTTFEAFLDSIIRKILVNPIDALANTNYLGILFWAVLIGILMKPIATKHTADLSQNITDMLLKVISIFIQFAPFGVLGLIYEALSNNGPELFVDYGALILIIVLSMVLVMFVTNPLIVAVAGKRNPYPLLLTCLRGSAITAFFTRSSAANVPINLALCEEMKLDRDFYSTSIPLGSAINMCGAAITISILALTAAYSIGIAVPIEQAIVLCIIATLCACGSSGVAGGSILLVPMACAILGVPDDVAAYMVGVGFIIGVIQDSLETALNSSSDVLFTATVDANNKKKAAKAEETATE, from the coding sequence ATGGATTTCAAGGCTATTTGGGAAAAATGGACCTCTATCAGCCTTATTCTGCGTATCATCGCTGGATTGCTGGTAGGTATCGCCTTGGGATTATTGATTCCCGGGCTCCCTTACATAGACCTTCTGGGAGTGGCATTCGTTCAGTCCCTGAAGTCAGTGGCACCGATCCTCATCATGGCGATCATCATCACATCGCTGATCACCAGGAGCACAGGTCTCGGTTCCAGATTCAAATCTGTTATCGTTTTGTATTTCCTCAGCAGCGTAATAGCGGCAGCGGTATCGGTCGTCGTGTTCTACATAATGCCCGTCGCGCTTCCTGTCATCTCTGAGGAACCTGTAGGAGCCGTAACAACATTCGAAGCATTCCTGGACAGCATCATCAGGAAGATCCTGGTGAACCCCATCGATGCGTTGGCCAACACCAACTATCTCGGTATCCTGTTCTGGGCCGTGCTCATCGGTATCCTCATGAAACCGATCGCGACCAAGCACACCGCTGATCTGAGTCAGAACATCACGGATATGCTGTTGAAGGTTATCTCGATCTTCATCCAGTTCGCTCCCTTCGGAGTACTCGGATTGATCTACGAGGCGCTGTCCAACAACGGACCCGAGCTGTTCGTCGATTACGGGGCATTGATCCTGATCATCGTACTGAGCATGGTCTTGGTCATGTTCGTGACCAACCCGCTGATCGTGGCAGTGGCCGGAAAGAGGAATCCGTATCCTCTTCTGCTCACCTGTCTCCGTGGAAGCGCAATCACCGCATTCTTCACCAGGAGTTCTGCCGCTAACGTGCCCATCAACCTTGCACTCTGCGAGGAGATGAAACTCGACAGGGACTTCTATTCCACGTCGATCCCTCTGGGATCCGCCATCAATATGTGCGGTGCGGCAATCACGATCAGTATCCTGGCCCTCACAGCGGCATACAGTATCGGAATCGCAGTCCCGATCGAGCAAGCCATCGTCCTCTGTATCATCGCTACGCTTTGTGCATGCGGTAGTTCCGGAGTCGCAGGAGGATCCATCCTTCTGGTCCCGATGGCCTGTGCCATCCTGGGAGTGCCTGACGATGTGGCCGCTTACATGGTCGGAGTCGGATTCATCATCGGAGTCATCCAGGATTCCCTTGAGACCGCTCTCAACTCCTCTTCGGATGTTCTGTTCACCGCCACGGTCGACGCGAACAACAAGAAGAAGGCAGCCAAGGCTGAAGAAACTGCTACAGAATGA
- a CDS encoding tetratricopeptide repeat protein → MLRAAQDGDPDAQVAMGYLFYKGDGVVQDRREAARWFGLAADQDHAEAICNLGHMRAHGIGMRLDLEKAMDLYKRAADLGDARAMFNLGFMYSDVEGIQQDWEQAYFWYSKSAEAGNVLALYRMGVMNEEGRGIPVDYDKAMDCYSRCLDAGYPKAGYRLGLMYLEGRGVQDNADKASKLMIKAADLGSEDAMCELGKMHISGHGMTHSLTNAKKWLTKAANRGSQEATELLEKINSGEIR, encoded by the coding sequence GTGCTCAGGGCCGCCCAGGACGGAGATCCTGATGCACAGGTCGCCATGGGCTATCTCTTCTACAAGGGCGATGGAGTCGTCCAAGACCGCAGGGAGGCAGCCAGATGGTTCGGTCTGGCAGCCGATCAGGATCATGCCGAGGCCATCTGCAACCTCGGTCATATGCGTGCCCACGGAATCGGTATGAGACTCGATCTGGAGAAGGCCATGGATCTCTACAAGAGAGCTGCGGACCTCGGCGATGCCAGAGCGATGTTCAATCTAGGATTCATGTACTCAGACGTCGAAGGCATCCAGCAGGATTGGGAGCAGGCGTACTTCTGGTATTCCAAATCGGCCGAGGCGGGCAATGTGCTCGCATTGTACAGGATGGGCGTCATGAACGAGGAGGGCAGGGGCATACCCGTCGACTATGACAAAGCGATGGATTGCTACAGCAGATGCCTCGATGCAGGCTACCCCAAAGCAGGCTACCGTCTGGGCCTGATGTACCTGGAGGGCAGGGGAGTCCAGGATAATGCGGATAAGGCCTCCAAGCTGATGATAAAGGCGGCAGACCTGGGTTCAGAGGATGCCATGTGCGAGCTTGGGAAAATGCATATTTCAGGTCACGGAATGACACACAGTTTAACTAATGCAAAGAAGTGGTTAACCAAGGCAGCGAACCGCGGCTCACAGGAAGCCACGGAATTGCTGGAGAAGATCAACAGCGGTGAGATAAGATGA
- a CDS encoding AAA family ATPase, translating into MFEKSSTIIRDASKFDYDYVPKNLVKREGQMHELEKLYRPFVESGRACNAFLMGTVGTGKTVTARKFCQEMTEYCKGKGMQLDTIYINCRSNNSENAVLLTLIRHFDQGHPDRGFSNEELARTLKVHLLKNKRPIVLILDEVDILLKKGTVDLIYQITRLSDEVEKPAPVSLILISQESIFPLLDDASVSTFRRASTVKFNKYVYDELRQIASERADEALYPGKISDDALDQIAESSEDYGDARMVIELLEKAAVIAEDDSLGEVTVENVRAAKALIYSVVSESKISTLDINRKVVLLAVARAMKQNVSIPITAAEKTYAIVCEEYELTARKHTQFWIYIQDLEKVGLVRTKVSSDGKSRTTLISLPDIPSKALAAKVAEIIDSESGGRGEFYEM; encoded by the coding sequence ATGTTCGAGAAATCCTCCACCATCATCAGGGATGCTTCCAAGTTCGATTATGACTACGTTCCAAAGAACCTGGTCAAAAGGGAGGGACAGATGCATGAGCTGGAGAAGCTATACCGCCCCTTCGTGGAATCCGGCCGTGCCTGCAACGCATTCCTGATGGGTACGGTGGGAACTGGTAAGACTGTCACCGCCAGGAAGTTCTGCCAGGAGATGACCGAGTACTGTAAGGGAAAGGGCATGCAGCTGGACACGATCTACATCAACTGCAGGAGCAACAACTCCGAGAACGCAGTCCTGCTGACGCTCATCCGCCATTTCGATCAAGGCCATCCGGACAGGGGATTCTCCAACGAGGAGCTGGCCCGCACACTCAAGGTCCACCTCCTGAAGAACAAGAGGCCCATAGTTCTTATCCTGGACGAGGTAGACATCCTTCTGAAGAAGGGCACCGTCGACCTGATCTATCAGATAACAAGGCTATCGGACGAGGTGGAGAAACCTGCGCCTGTGTCGCTGATCCTGATCTCACAGGAATCGATATTCCCGCTATTGGACGATGCCTCTGTATCCACATTCCGCCGTGCATCGACCGTCAAGTTCAACAAGTACGTCTACGACGAGCTCAGGCAGATCGCATCCGAGAGGGCCGATGAGGCACTGTATCCCGGTAAGATATCCGATGATGCTCTCGACCAGATAGCCGAGAGCTCAGAGGACTACGGCGACGCCAGAATGGTGATCGAATTGCTGGAGAAGGCTGCGGTCATAGCTGAGGATGATTCCCTCGGAGAGGTCACGGTGGAGAATGTCCGTGCCGCCAAGGCCCTGATCTACAGCGTCGTATCGGAATCGAAGATCAGCACACTGGACATCAATAGGAAGGTCGTTCTTCTGGCGGTCGCCCGTGCGATGAAGCAGAACGTATCCATCCCGATCACTGCCGCAGAGAAGACCTATGCCATCGTGTGCGAGGAATACGAGCTCACGGCCAGGAAGCACACCCAGTTTTGGATCTACATCCAGGACCTCGAGAAGGTCGGACTAGTTCGCACCAAGGTCTCTTCGGACGGAAAGAGCAGGACAACGCTGATCTCCTTGCCGGATATCCCTTCAAAGGCACTGGCGGCGAAGGTCGCTGAGATCATAGACTCCGAATCCGGAGGCCGCGGTGAATTCTATGAAATGTGA
- a CDS encoding inositol monophosphatase, translating into MTGELKVLTDAIRKASEIVLNGDRSAKDKSTVIGMYDVVTGSDILAEQSIIKDITAAFPEDTIISEETNPDKELSERCWTIDPIGGTMNYSRGIPFFGIQGCFMENGEAKASAIYLPVFDEMFTADENGAYLNGERIHTCEPRPLKQCLVSTGDFSRRSQEFRDAQAAIFHDCYSDIARFKVFGASSVDYTYLAAGRIDVHVRFLNKIWDFKPGMHIAEKAGAVYDHGLADEHGILVMCSSQEVLEEAVGTLVPKFISIFRRA; encoded by the coding sequence ATGACTGGCGAACTCAAGGTATTGACGGATGCCATAAGGAAGGCATCGGAGATAGTCCTCAACGGCGACCGTTCAGCGAAGGACAAATCCACCGTTATCGGCATGTACGATGTCGTCACAGGTTCGGATATACTGGCGGAGCAGTCCATCATCAAAGACATAACCGCAGCGTTCCCCGAGGATACGATCATCTCCGAGGAGACCAATCCAGACAAGGAGCTTTCCGAACGCTGCTGGACTATCGACCCCATAGGCGGGACCATGAACTACAGCAGAGGGATACCATTCTTCGGCATCCAGGGCTGCTTCATGGAGAACGGAGAGGCGAAGGCCTCAGCGATCTACCTTCCGGTGTTCGATGAGATGTTCACCGCAGACGAGAACGGCGCATATCTGAACGGCGAGAGGATCCACACATGCGAGCCCAGACCGTTGAAGCAGTGCCTCGTCTCCACAGGGGATTTCAGCAGGCGCTCCCAGGAATTCAGGGATGCCCAGGCGGCGATCTTCCACGACTGTTACTCCGACATCGCCAGATTCAAGGTGTTCGGAGCATCATCCGTGGATTACACCTATCTCGCAGCCGGGAGGATAGACGTCCACGTTAGGTTCCTCAACAAGATATGGGATTTCAAACCTGGGATGCACATAGCGGAGAAGGCCGGTGCCGTCTACGATCACGGATTGGCAGATGAGCACGGCATCCTGGTGATGTGTTCCTCGCAAGAGGTATTGGAAGAGGCCGTAGGGACGCTTGTCCCGAAGTTCATCTCGATTTTCCGCCGAGCATGA
- a CDS encoding replication factor C small subunit — MNEIWTEKYRPKNLDDVVGQKHVTERLKAYVESRNMPHLLFTGPAGTGKTTCSLALAKSMFGDEWKGNFIELNASDERGIDVVRGKIKEFARTAPLGGAEFKIIFMDEADALTSDAQAALRRTMEKFSGICRFILSCNYSSKIIDPIQSRCAVFRFKPLTSDDVKEFLEMIVKNENVNIDDDAMTGLIHVARGDMRRAVNSLQVAASLGKKIDLDVIYQTTGMANPQAVKEMIETALDGNFIKARDMLDDIMITFGLSGQDIIKQIHSTFFDLSITDAEKVRFMDKTGEIEFRIVEGSNERIQLEALLAYLVMLGGKSR; from the coding sequence ATGAATGAGATTTGGACGGAGAAGTACAGGCCGAAGAACCTGGACGATGTTGTCGGACAGAAGCATGTGACCGAGAGGCTCAAGGCCTATGTCGAGTCCAGGAACATGCCCCATCTGCTTTTCACCGGCCCTGCCGGAACTGGGAAGACGACATGCTCTCTGGCACTGGCCAAATCCATGTTCGGGGACGAGTGGAAGGGCAACTTCATCGAACTCAACGCCTCCGACGAGAGGGGAATCGATGTGGTCCGCGGAAAGATCAAGGAGTTCGCGAGGACCGCTCCGCTCGGAGGAGCAGAATTCAAGATCATCTTCATGGATGAGGCCGATGCTCTCACATCGGATGCACAGGCCGCTCTCAGGAGGACAATGGAGAAGTTCTCAGGCATCTGCCGTTTCATCCTCTCATGCAACTATTCATCGAAGATCATCGACCCTATCCAGTCCAGGTGCGCGGTGTTCAGGTTCAAGCCCCTCACATCGGATGATGTGAAGGAGTTCCTCGAGATGATCGTGAAGAACGAGAACGTGAACATCGACGACGATGCGATGACCGGGCTCATCCACGTGGCGAGAGGGGACATGAGGCGTGCCGTCAACTCGCTCCAGGTGGCCGCATCCCTCGGAAAGAAGATCGACCTCGACGTCATCTACCAGACGACCGGAATGGCCAACCCTCAGGCGGTCAAGGAGATGATCGAGACAGCGCTCGACGGGAACTTCATCAAGGCCCGTGACATGCTGGACGACATCATGATCACCTTCGGACTCTCCGGACAGGACATCATCAAGCAGATCCATTCTACATTCTTCGACCTGAGCATCACGGATGCAGAGAAGGTCAGGTTCATGGACAAGACCGGTGAGATAGAGTTCCGTATCGTGGAAGGAAGCAACGAAAGGATTCAGCTCGAAGCCCTGCTGGCCTACCTGGTCATGCTCGGCGGAAAATCGAGATGA
- a CDS encoding phenylacetate--CoA ligase — protein MRMNEYQKEMIFNELSTIKAHSKFYAQKYKDIDVESIRTQEDFEKLPFTDKADLREAYPLGLAAVPEKDIVRIHSSSGTTGTPVVIPYTKKDVEDWAIIFERCYVMAGVTNKDRIHITPGYGLWTAGIGFQAGCERLGAMAIPMGPGNTEKQLRMMEDLRSTVLCATSSYALLLSEEIKKRGIRDKLCLKKGIIGSERWGDKMRQSIAQELGVDFYDIYGLTEIYGPGIGISCDYRNGIHMWDDYIYFEIIDPKTGKNLPDGEVGELVITTLKKEGAPLIRYRTHDLTRIIPGDCPCGSRFPRIDIIIGRTDDMIKVKGVNMFPAQFEEVLATMKDATSEYQIMIDHLEGRDMITVYFETKATGEEREAAEKELVEKVKAKINVTVVPKAVDIGYLPRSEKKTNRIFDNRY, from the coding sequence ATGAGGATGAACGAGTATCAGAAGGAGATGATCTTCAACGAGCTGTCGACCATCAAGGCCCACAGCAAGTTCTATGCCCAGAAGTACAAGGACATAGACGTCGAATCCATAAGGACGCAGGAGGACTTCGAGAAGCTCCCCTTCACCGACAAGGCAGATCTCCGTGAGGCATATCCGCTGGGCCTCGCCGCTGTGCCGGAGAAGGACATCGTCAGGATCCATTCCTCTTCGGGAACCACAGGCACTCCGGTGGTCATCCCTTACACGAAGAAGGATGTGGAGGATTGGGCCATCATCTTCGAGCGCTGCTACGTCATGGCAGGCGTCACCAACAAGGACCGCATCCACATCACTCCCGGATACGGTCTGTGGACCGCCGGAATAGGATTCCAGGCGGGATGCGAGAGACTCGGCGCGATGGCCATACCGATGGGCCCGGGCAATACCGAGAAGCAGCTCCGCATGATGGAGGATCTCCGTTCCACCGTTCTGTGCGCCACATCATCATACGCACTTCTCCTTTCAGAGGAGATCAAGAAGCGCGGCATCAGGGACAAGCTTTGCTTGAAGAAGGGAATCATCGGTTCCGAGCGTTGGGGAGACAAGATGCGCCAGAGCATCGCCCAGGAATTGGGTGTCGACTTCTATGATATCTACGGGCTCACGGAGATCTACGGCCCCGGAATCGGAATCAGCTGCGATTACCGCAACGGTATCCACATGTGGGATGACTACATCTATTTCGAGATCATCGATCCGAAGACCGGCAAGAACCTCCCTGACGGGGAGGTAGGTGAGCTGGTCATCACCACACTGAAGAAGGAGGGAGCACCCCTCATCAGGTACAGGACGCATGACCTCACAAGGATCATCCCAGGAGACTGCCCATGCGGATCCAGGTTCCCCAGGATAGACATCATCATCGGACGCACGGACGATATGATCAAGGTCAAAGGGGTCAACATGTTCCCTGCTCAGTTCGAGGAGGTGCTGGCGACCATGAAGGACGCGACCAGCGAGTATCAGATCATGATAGATCACCTCGAGGGAAGGGATATGATCACCGTCTACTTCGAGACCAAGGCCACGGGTGAGGAACGCGAGGCTGCGGAGAAGGAGCTGGTCGAGAAGGTCAAGGCCAAGATCAACGTCACCGTTGTGCCGAAGGCCGTGGACATAGGATATCTGCCTAGAAGCGAGAAGAAGACAAACCGTATCTTCGACAACCGTTACTGA